The proteins below are encoded in one region of Micromonospora sp. DSM 45708:
- a CDS encoding nucleoside triphosphate pyrophosphohydrolase, with amino-acid sequence MTARIVLLVTSPRLPAGLLTSAAWDAVRSAPVLTGAESELTRAVRTAGAEVRVVSEGATQALLDAAATEGGAVWLAGPAGDEALARELGLRLARQPGLAELELMYGSWDPPGARLLDAVEVMDRLAAPGGDPWKRAQTHRSLAPFLLEECYEAYDAIGDGDTDALREELGDVLLQVLLHARLAEDLPEGRGWTVDDVAGGLVDKMVRRNPHVFSGEQAGSIEEIEANWERIKRAEKTRDSVLDGIALSQPALALAAKILDRAGRVGLAVPPPLAESQVDAEARLGASLLATVAAARQAGIDPEAALRRATLAYAEAVRAAERR; translated from the coding sequence ATGACCGCGCGCATCGTCCTGCTGGTCACCTCACCCCGGCTGCCGGCCGGTCTGCTGACGTCGGCCGCCTGGGACGCCGTACGCTCCGCGCCGGTCCTCACCGGCGCGGAGAGCGAGCTGACCCGGGCGGTCCGGACGGCCGGCGCCGAGGTGCGCGTGGTGTCCGAGGGCGCGACGCAAGCGCTGCTGGACGCCGCCGCGACCGAGGGCGGCGCGGTCTGGCTGGCCGGCCCGGCCGGCGACGAGGCGCTCGCCCGCGAGTTGGGGCTGCGGCTGGCCCGGCAGCCCGGCCTGGCCGAGCTGGAGCTGATGTACGGCTCCTGGGACCCGCCCGGCGCCCGGCTGCTCGACGCGGTCGAGGTGATGGACCGGCTGGCCGCCCCGGGCGGTGACCCGTGGAAGCGCGCGCAGACGCACCGCAGCCTGGCCCCGTTCCTGCTGGAGGAGTGCTACGAGGCGTACGACGCGATCGGCGACGGCGACACCGACGCGTTGCGCGAGGAGCTGGGCGACGTGCTGCTCCAGGTGCTGCTGCACGCCCGCCTCGCCGAGGACCTGCCGGAGGGCCGGGGCTGGACCGTCGACGACGTGGCCGGCGGCCTGGTCGACAAGATGGTGCGGCGCAACCCGCACGTGTTCTCCGGCGAGCAGGCCGGCTCGATCGAGGAGATCGAGGCGAACTGGGAGCGGATCAAGCGGGCCGAGAAGACCCGCGACTCGGTGCTGGACGGCATCGCGTTGAGTCAGCCCGCGTTGGCCCTGGCCGCGAAGATCCTGGACCGCGCCGGCCGGGTGGGGCTGGCCGTGCCGCCGCCGCTCGCCGAGTCCCAGGTGGACGCCGAGGCGCGGCTCGGCGCGAGCCTGTTGGCCACCGTCGCCGCCGCCCGGCAGGCCGGCATCGACCCGGAGGCCGCGCTCCGACGCGCCACCCTGGCGTACGCCGAAGCGGTCCGCGCCGCCGAACGCCGGTGA
- a CDS encoding Ros/MucR family transcriptional regulator yields the protein MRARRLVAVASVAVGLVALSGCRTEPGVAAYVGDNRVTEDRVTSILDEVRDGLASQPATAAQADALLPARDQVVATLVLSDVCRALSADKGYQPQGQVTPEQVAQQTGLPADATYPKKVAEFYTCMSGLPAGEPAAPTAEDLATVIAAGRAAGAIPPDVKDADAASQLDGQQLRSALATRKVLADAIGGYDVSVNPRYRPLAFPLLSFKGDVPAVAVPLGEPGSSVTDVSTPEPETGESVPVIDPSAAPGA from the coding sequence ATGCGTGCTCGCCGTCTTGTCGCCGTCGCCAGCGTGGCGGTCGGCCTCGTCGCCCTCTCCGGTTGCCGTACCGAGCCCGGGGTCGCCGCCTATGTCGGCGACAACCGCGTCACCGAGGATCGGGTCACCTCGATCCTCGACGAGGTCCGGGACGGCCTGGCCAGCCAGCCGGCCACCGCCGCTCAGGCCGACGCGTTGCTGCCGGCCCGGGACCAGGTGGTCGCCACCCTCGTGCTGTCGGACGTGTGCCGGGCCCTCTCCGCCGACAAGGGCTACCAGCCGCAGGGTCAGGTGACGCCGGAGCAGGTGGCGCAGCAGACCGGGCTGCCCGCCGACGCGACGTACCCGAAGAAGGTGGCCGAGTTCTACACCTGCATGTCCGGCCTGCCGGCCGGCGAGCCGGCCGCTCCCACGGCCGAGGACCTGGCCACCGTGATCGCGGCCGGCCGGGCGGCCGGCGCCATCCCGCCGGACGTGAAGGACGCCGACGCGGCCAGCCAGCTCGACGGGCAGCAGCTCCGCTCCGCGCTGGCCACCCGCAAGGTGCTCGCCGACGCGATCGGCGGGTACGACGTCTCGGTCAACCCGCGCTACCGCCCGCTGGCGTTCCCGCTGCTCAGCTTCAAGGGCGACGTGCCGGCGGTGGCCGTGCCGCTGGGTGAGCCGGGCTCGTCGGTCACCGACGTCTCCACCCCGGAGCCGGAGACCGGTGAGTCGGTGCCGGTGATCGATCCGTCGGCGGCGCCCGGCGCATGA
- the mfd gene encoding transcription-repair coupling factor — MLTGLFAAALADPGLTRARDLARSGAAQVDGLDLTAPPALRPFAVAAVAADEPAGGAGRPVLAVTATTREADDLVSALGSLLPPEQVAVFPSWETLPHERLSPRSDTVGRRLAVLRRLAHPDSADAHGRTGPLRVVVAPVRSLLQPQLKGLGDLEPVQLAAGEEADLEEVARRLTDMAYARVDLVTKRGEFAVRGGILDVFPPTDEHPSRVEFWGDEVEEIRTFAVADQRTIEGVPQLWAPPCRELLLTPSVRQRAAALAAAHPELAEILDKLAEGIPVEGMESLAPALIGDDALELLVDCMPAGTHVLLCDPERIRTRAHDLVRTSEEFLQASWAAAAVGGQAPVDLGAAAFKTLAEVRTRARALRQPWWTLAPFGLVEAGSAPARQPWEDAPAEVDVTPDDAIAVSLAAQPAPLYHGETARVVDDLKRWAGEGWSMALVFEGHGPAQRAVEVLRDAGLGARLVEEVPAAPVPGELLVSCGCLTAGFVDEASKFVLLTGNDVTGGRGTSTRDMRKMPSRRRNTIDPLELRAGDYVVHEQHGIGRYVELVQRTVNGASREYLVIEYAASKRGQPGDRLFVPTDQLDQLSRYVGGEQPTLHKMGGSDWQKSKARARKAVREIAAQLIQLYAARKASKGHNFGPDTPWQRELEDAFPWQETPDQMAAIEEVKRDMEQTVPMDRLICGDVGYGKTEIAVRAAFKAVQDGKQVAVLVPTTLLVQQHYNTFAERMSQFPVNIRQLSRFQTPKESERTLEMVADGTVDIVIGTHRLLQAATRFKQLGLVIIDEEQRFGVEHKEHLKTLRASVDVLAMSATPIPRTLEMAITGIREMSTIATPPEERHPVLTFVGAYDDRQVAASIHRELLRDGQVFYLHNRVESIDRAARRIRELVPEARVAVAHGQMGEEALEKVMVGFWEKEFDVLVCTTIVESGIDIPNANTLIVERADLLGLAQLHQIRGRVGRGRERAYAYFLYPAEKPLTENAHERLATIAQHTELGAGMYVAMKDLEIRGAGNLLGGEQSGHIEGVGFDLYVRMVGEAVSAFKGERTEEEVDVKIDLPIDAHLPHDYVGVERLRLEMYRKLAEARDAERLREVVAEMTDRYGEPPAPVQNLVAVANFRLLARRYGLTDVSMQGKHIRFGPLPLPDSKQMRLKRYHPDSVYKQALDQVSVPRPSTRRIGGEPLRDQALLEWCAQLLKDVLGEPAAAQPAGAGAR; from the coding sequence ATGCTCACCGGACTCTTCGCCGCCGCCCTGGCCGACCCCGGGCTGACCCGGGCGCGTGACCTGGCGCGCTCCGGTGCCGCGCAGGTCGACGGCCTCGACCTCACCGCTCCTCCCGCGCTGCGCCCGTTCGCCGTGGCGGCCGTCGCCGCCGACGAGCCGGCCGGCGGCGCGGGTCGGCCGGTGCTCGCGGTCACCGCCACCACCCGTGAGGCCGACGACCTGGTCTCGGCGCTGGGCAGCCTGCTGCCGCCGGAGCAGGTCGCGGTCTTCCCGTCCTGGGAGACGCTGCCGCACGAGCGGCTCTCGCCGCGCTCCGACACGGTCGGGCGGCGTCTGGCCGTGCTGCGCCGGCTGGCCCACCCCGACTCGGCCGACGCGCACGGGCGCACCGGGCCGCTGCGGGTGGTCGTCGCGCCGGTCCGGTCGCTGCTCCAGCCGCAGCTCAAGGGCCTCGGCGATCTGGAGCCGGTGCAGCTCGCCGCCGGCGAGGAGGCCGACCTGGAGGAGGTCGCCCGCCGGCTCACCGACATGGCGTACGCCCGGGTCGACCTGGTCACCAAGCGCGGCGAGTTCGCTGTGCGCGGCGGCATCCTGGACGTCTTCCCGCCCACCGACGAGCACCCGTCCCGGGTCGAGTTCTGGGGCGACGAGGTGGAGGAGATCCGCACCTTCGCGGTCGCCGACCAGCGCACCATCGAAGGCGTACCGCAGCTCTGGGCGCCGCCCTGCCGTGAGCTGCTGCTCACCCCGTCGGTCCGGCAGCGGGCCGCCGCGCTCGCCGCCGCGCACCCCGAGCTGGCCGAGATCCTCGACAAGCTGGCCGAGGGCATCCCGGTGGAGGGGATGGAGTCGCTCGCGCCGGCGCTGATCGGCGACGACGCGTTGGAGTTGCTCGTCGACTGCATGCCGGCCGGCACTCACGTGCTGCTCTGCGACCCGGAGCGGATCCGCACCCGGGCGCACGACCTGGTCCGTACCTCGGAGGAGTTCCTCCAGGCGAGCTGGGCCGCAGCCGCCGTCGGAGGCCAGGCCCCGGTCGACCTCGGCGCCGCCGCGTTCAAGACCCTGGCCGAGGTACGCACGCGGGCCCGCGCCCTGCGCCAGCCCTGGTGGACGCTGGCACCGTTCGGCCTGGTGGAGGCCGGGAGCGCGCCGGCCCGGCAGCCCTGGGAGGACGCGCCGGCCGAGGTCGACGTCACGCCCGACGACGCCATCGCGGTGAGCCTGGCCGCGCAGCCGGCCCCGCTCTACCACGGCGAGACCGCCCGGGTGGTCGACGACCTGAAGCGCTGGGCCGGCGAGGGCTGGTCGATGGCGCTGGTGTTCGAGGGGCACGGCCCCGCGCAGCGGGCCGTCGAGGTGCTCCGCGACGCCGGCCTCGGCGCCCGGCTGGTGGAGGAGGTGCCGGCCGCGCCCGTCCCGGGTGAGCTGCTGGTCTCGTGCGGCTGCCTGACCGCCGGCTTCGTCGACGAGGCGTCGAAGTTCGTGCTGCTGACCGGCAACGACGTCACCGGCGGCCGGGGCACCTCCACCCGCGACATGCGCAAGATGCCCAGCCGGCGGCGCAACACCATCGACCCGCTGGAGTTGCGGGCCGGCGACTACGTGGTGCACGAGCAGCACGGCATCGGCCGCTACGTCGAGCTGGTGCAGCGCACCGTCAACGGCGCCAGCCGCGAATACCTGGTCATCGAGTACGCGGCGAGCAAGCGCGGCCAGCCCGGTGACCGGCTCTTCGTCCCCACCGACCAGCTCGACCAGCTCTCCCGCTACGTCGGCGGTGAGCAGCCCACGCTGCACAAGATGGGCGGCTCGGACTGGCAGAAGTCCAAGGCCCGGGCCCGCAAGGCGGTACGCGAGATCGCCGCCCAGCTCATCCAGCTCTACGCGGCCCGCAAGGCGTCCAAGGGGCACAACTTCGGGCCGGACACGCCGTGGCAGCGGGAGCTGGAGGACGCGTTCCCCTGGCAGGAGACGCCGGACCAGATGGCCGCCATCGAGGAGGTCAAGCGGGACATGGAGCAGACCGTCCCGATGGACCGGCTGATCTGCGGCGACGTCGGCTACGGCAAGACCGAGATCGCGGTACGGGCGGCGTTCAAGGCGGTGCAGGACGGCAAGCAGGTGGCCGTGCTGGTGCCCACCACGCTGCTGGTGCAGCAGCACTACAACACGTTCGCCGAGCGGATGAGCCAGTTCCCGGTGAACATCCGGCAGCTCTCCCGGTTCCAGACCCCGAAGGAGTCCGAGCGGACGCTGGAGATGGTCGCCGACGGCACCGTCGACATCGTCATCGGCACCCACCGGCTGCTCCAGGCGGCCACCCGGTTCAAGCAACTCGGGCTGGTCATCATCGACGAGGAGCAGCGCTTCGGCGTCGAGCACAAGGAGCACCTGAAGACGCTGCGTGCCTCGGTCGACGTGCTCGCCATGTCGGCCACCCCGATCCCGCGGACGCTGGAGATGGCGATCACCGGCATCCGGGAGATGTCCACCATCGCCACCCCGCCGGAGGAGCGGCACCCGGTGCTCACGTTCGTCGGGGCGTACGACGACCGGCAGGTGGCCGCGTCCATCCACCGCGAGCTGCTCCGCGACGGGCAGGTGTTCTACCTGCACAACCGCGTCGAGTCGATCGACCGGGCGGCCCGCCGGATCCGCGAGCTGGTGCCCGAGGCCCGGGTCGCGGTGGCGCACGGCCAGATGGGCGAGGAGGCGCTGGAGAAGGTGATGGTCGGCTTCTGGGAGAAGGAGTTCGACGTCCTGGTCTGCACCACGATCGTGGAGTCGGGCATCGACATCCCGAACGCCAACACGCTGATCGTCGAGCGTGCCGACCTGCTCGGCCTGGCCCAGTTGCACCAGATCCGCGGCCGGGTCGGCCGGGGCCGGGAGCGCGCGTACGCGTACTTCCTCTACCCGGCGGAGAAGCCGCTCACCGAGAACGCGCACGAGCGGCTGGCCACCATCGCCCAGCACACCGAGCTGGGCGCCGGCATGTACGTGGCGATGAAGGACCTGGAGATCCGCGGCGCCGGCAACCTGCTCGGCGGCGAGCAGTCCGGCCACATCGAGGGCGTCGGCTTCGACCTGTACGTGCGGATGGTCGGCGAGGCGGTGTCCGCCTTCAAGGGGGAGCGCACCGAGGAGGAGGTGGACGTCAAGATCGACCTGCCGATCGACGCGCACCTGCCGCACGACTACGTCGGCGTGGAGCGGCTGCGGCTGGAGATGTACCGCAAGCTCGCCGAGGCCCGGGACGCCGAGCGGCTGCGCGAGGTGGTCGCCGAGATGACGGACCGCTACGGCGAGCCGCCCGCCCCGGTGCAGAACCTGGTCGCGGTGGCGAACTTCCGGCTGCTGGCCCGCCGCTACGGCCTGACCGACGTGTCGATGCAGGGCAAGCACATCCGGTTCGGCCCGCTGCCGCTGCCCGACTCGAAGCAGATGCGGCTCAAGCGCTACCACCCCGACTCGGTCTACAAGCAGGCGCTCGACCAGGTCAGCGTGCCCCGGCCGAGCACCCGGCGGATCGGTGGCGAGCCGCTGCGCGACCAGGCGTTGCTGGAGTGGTGCGCGCAGCTCCTCAAGGACGTGTTGGGGGAACCGGCGGCGGCGCAGCCGGCCGGGGCGGGGGCGCGGTGA
- a CDS encoding cyclase family protein has product MGEYRAVFDAEVVFANGGGLRTDGFRLDVPGPEITDDELAALLVRHLGLLMVGEVRISNRTVVEEPHKGGRGVEAPLGGGRRLVELSHEITAGLVTLPGWPGPRITDWLTRETSRDRYAPGVEFHVGRIDMIANTGTYVDTPSHRFADGPDLAGVPLDRLSDLPGLVVRVPAGVRAVDRLLLAPYEVAGRAVLLHTGWDRHFGTDRYAAEDAPYLTGGGASWLVEAGAALVGIDSINIDDMTPAAAGERPAHSALLAAGIPIVEHLTGLDALPPTGFRFTAAPPRVAGMGTFPVRAFATVDA; this is encoded by the coding sequence ATGGGTGAGTATCGGGCGGTCTTCGACGCCGAGGTGGTCTTCGCGAACGGTGGCGGACTGCGCACCGACGGGTTCCGGCTGGACGTGCCCGGCCCCGAGATCACCGACGACGAGCTGGCCGCGTTGCTGGTCCGGCATCTCGGGCTGCTCATGGTCGGTGAGGTGCGGATCAGCAACCGGACCGTCGTCGAGGAGCCGCACAAGGGCGGGCGCGGCGTCGAGGCACCGCTCGGCGGCGGGCGGCGGCTGGTCGAGCTGAGTCACGAGATCACCGCCGGTCTGGTCACGTTGCCGGGCTGGCCGGGGCCGCGGATCACCGACTGGCTCACCCGGGAGACGTCCCGGGACCGGTACGCGCCGGGCGTCGAGTTCCACGTCGGGCGCATCGACATGATCGCCAACACCGGCACGTACGTCGACACGCCGTCGCACCGCTTCGCGGATGGTCCCGACCTGGCCGGGGTGCCCCTGGACCGGCTGTCCGACCTGCCCGGCCTGGTGGTACGCGTGCCCGCCGGGGTCCGCGCGGTGGACCGCCTGCTGCTCGCCCCGTACGAGGTGGCCGGGCGGGCGGTGCTGCTGCACACCGGTTGGGACAGGCACTTCGGCACCGACCGGTACGCCGCCGAGGACGCGCCCTACCTGACCGGGGGCGGCGCTTCCTGGCTGGTCGAGGCCGGCGCGGCACTGGTCGGCATCGACTCGATCAACATCGACGACATGACGCCGGCGGCGGCCGGCGAGCGCCCGGCGCACAGCGCGCTGCTGGCGGCCGGCATCCCGATCGTGGAACACCTGACCGGCCTCGACGCGCTGCCGCCCACCGGTTTCCGGTTCACCGCCGCCCCGCCGAGGGTGGCCGGGATGGGCACGTTCCCGGTCCGCGCCTTCGCCACCGTCGACGCCTGA
- a CDS encoding S66 family peptidase, with protein MTMPRHPTKPQPGDRVAVVSPSAGLPGLFPHVYELGLRRLREELDLVPVEYPTTRQMGADPRDRARDLTAAFADPTITAVLATVGGDDLLTVTPFLDDDVLRANPKPYFGYSDNINVLNHLYRLGIVAYHGGSVLVHLGRPGRPHPLTVDSLRAALFTTGWYDLTAATEWGDQPLDWRDPATLTEEPPMLPGEGWRWHGPARVVRGRTWGGNLEILHWLAAADRVPTAAELAGSVLFLETSEEMPPAEEVFRIVRNLGERGLLAGFPAIVVGRPKAWDFDRPLSVAERLAWGEAQRAAILRAIGPYVDDPVVVFDVDLGHTDPQLIIPYGGEIRVDAVDRRIAVRY; from the coding sequence ATGACGATGCCGCGCCACCCCACCAAGCCGCAGCCGGGCGACCGGGTCGCCGTCGTCTCACCCTCCGCCGGCCTGCCGGGTCTCTTCCCGCACGTGTACGAGCTGGGCCTGCGCCGGCTCCGCGAGGAACTGGACCTGGTGCCGGTGGAGTACCCGACCACCCGGCAGATGGGCGCCGACCCGCGTGACCGGGCCCGCGACCTGACCGCCGCGTTCGCCGACCCGACGATCACGGCGGTGCTCGCCACCGTCGGCGGCGACGACCTGCTCACGGTCACCCCGTTCCTCGACGACGACGTGCTGCGGGCCAACCCGAAGCCCTACTTCGGCTACTCCGACAACATCAACGTGCTCAACCACCTGTACCGGCTGGGGATCGTGGCCTATCACGGCGGCTCGGTGCTGGTGCACCTCGGCCGGCCCGGCCGCCCGCACCCGCTGACGGTCGACTCGCTGCGCGCCGCGCTGTTCACCACCGGCTGGTACGACCTGACGGCGGCCACCGAGTGGGGCGACCAACCACTCGACTGGCGCGACCCGGCGACGTTGACCGAGGAGCCGCCGATGCTGCCCGGCGAGGGTTGGCGCTGGCACGGGCCGGCCCGGGTGGTGCGGGGCCGCACCTGGGGCGGCAACCTGGAGATCCTGCACTGGCTGGCGGCGGCCGACCGGGTGCCGACCGCCGCCGAGCTGGCCGGCTCGGTGCTGTTCCTGGAGACCTCGGAGGAGATGCCACCGGCCGAGGAGGTCTTCCGGATCGTGCGGAACCTGGGCGAGCGCGGCCTGCTGGCCGGCTTCCCGGCGATCGTGGTCGGCCGCCCCAAGGCGTGGGACTTCGACCGGCCGCTGTCCGTCGCGGAGCGACTGGCCTGGGGCGAGGCGCAGCGGGCGGCGATCCTGCGGGCCATCGGGCCCTACGTGGACGACCCGGTGGTGGTCTTCGACGTCGACCTCGGTCACACCGACCCGCAGTTGATCATCCCGTACGGCGGGGAGATCCGCGTCGACGCGGTCGACCGCCGCATCGCGGTGCGCTACTGA
- a CDS encoding YhgE/Pip domain-containing protein has protein sequence MDDEPELRTRDWLPRTAALVLGTLALASAFIAAYVGALHKPEPRDLPVAVVTSDQQAQAVMTAVRARTHAVKPVGYDTQARAVGGLNDRSVYAVLSSAPGGLTLTTASAGAPAATELVTDVFTQAAQQAGVPLQVTDEVPVSGGDPRGLVPFYLAVGVVLGGYLASTALGISLGTSPRGLRRAGLRIATLAVHSILLGVIGAVLVGPVLDVFDHDVGTIAVVGALAAFAAGMVAAAVQAWLGLLGTGLVILLLVVLGNPGSGGIYAPEFLPAFLRGMHRWNVPGLATDLLKSAVYFDWRGGGWALTGLLVWVVVGLVGLLTATVFRARRRAARTGPGRHAAVDG, from the coding sequence GTGGACGACGAGCCGGAGCTGCGGACCCGGGACTGGCTGCCCCGCACGGCGGCGCTGGTGCTCGGCACCCTGGCGCTGGCCAGCGCGTTCATCGCGGCCTACGTCGGCGCGCTGCACAAGCCGGAACCACGCGACCTGCCGGTCGCCGTGGTGACCTCCGACCAGCAGGCGCAGGCCGTGATGACCGCCGTCCGCGCCCGCACCCACGCCGTCAAACCCGTCGGGTACGACACCCAGGCCCGCGCCGTCGGCGGCCTCAACGACCGATCGGTGTACGCGGTGCTGAGTTCCGCCCCGGGCGGTCTGACCCTGACCACCGCCAGTGCCGGCGCGCCGGCCGCCACCGAACTCGTCACCGACGTGTTCACCCAGGCCGCCCAGCAGGCCGGCGTGCCGTTGCAGGTCACCGACGAGGTGCCGGTGTCCGGCGGCGACCCGCGCGGCCTGGTCCCGTTCTACCTGGCGGTCGGCGTGGTGCTCGGCGGCTACCTGGCCTCCACCGCGCTGGGCATCTCGCTCGGCACCAGCCCGCGCGGGCTGCGCCGGGCCGGGCTGCGGATCGCCACGCTCGCGGTGCACTCCATCCTGCTCGGCGTCATCGGGGCGGTGCTGGTCGGGCCGGTGCTGGACGTGTTCGACCACGACGTGGGCACCATCGCGGTGGTCGGCGCGCTGGCCGCGTTCGCGGCCGGGATGGTGGCGGCGGCCGTGCAGGCGTGGCTCGGGCTGCTCGGCACCGGCCTGGTGATCCTGCTGCTGGTGGTGCTCGGCAACCCCGGTTCCGGTGGCATCTACGCGCCCGAGTTCCTGCCCGCGTTCCTGCGCGGGATGCACCGCTGGAACGTGCCCGGACTCGCCACCGACCTGCTCAAGTCGGCCGTCTACTTCGACTGGCGCGGCGGCGGCTGGGCGTTGACCGGGCTGCTGGTCTGGGTGGTCGTCGGCCTGGTCGGGCTGCTCACCGCCACGGTGTTCCGGGCCCGCCGTCGGGCCGCGCGGACCGGCCCGGGACGGCACGCCGCCGTCGACGGCTGA